The following proteins come from a genomic window of Terribacillus aidingensis:
- a CDS encoding carbamoyl phosphate synthase small subunit yields the protein MEETKGYLMLSTGDILEGVWLGETTESDGEMVFNTAMTGYQEVMTDPSYAGQIVTMTYPLIGNYGFNANDKESHTPSIHGLVISTPCETPAHYQATQTLQDIANEHNFPILAQVDTRKLTKIIRTHGDVYGRMTKTPGAVPEKAKVSEKIVESVSVKKAQFHPAKGQSAAHVAIIDYGYKHSIRDMLLENKCNVTVFPFDTTLEELKEAKVDGVLLSNGPGDPKSLQYLAGEIKRIAEYYPTLGICLGHQLLALAFGGNTMRLPYGHRGSNHPVQHLPSGKVSITSQNHGYVVDEASISQSLWNILYSNVNDGSVEGLQHCTKPIMSVQFHPEAHPGPSDTYDVFEQYLNSVRNRGVTAYA from the coding sequence ATGGAAGAGACAAAGGGTTATTTGATGCTCAGTACAGGAGATATTTTAGAAGGTGTCTGGCTGGGTGAAACAACGGAATCAGATGGGGAAATGGTTTTCAACACAGCGATGACAGGCTATCAGGAAGTGATGACAGATCCATCCTACGCTGGACAGATTGTCACAATGACGTATCCTTTGATCGGAAATTACGGCTTCAATGCGAATGATAAGGAAAGCCATACGCCATCTATTCATGGGCTTGTCATTTCGACACCATGTGAAACGCCGGCTCATTACCAAGCAACCCAGACATTGCAGGATATTGCCAATGAGCATAACTTCCCGATCCTGGCGCAGGTAGATACACGGAAATTGACGAAGATCATCCGTACGCATGGGGATGTCTATGGAAGAATGACGAAAACACCAGGAGCTGTTCCGGAAAAAGCAAAAGTATCCGAAAAGATTGTGGAAAGTGTATCGGTGAAAAAGGCGCAGTTCCATCCGGCAAAGGGTCAGTCGGCAGCTCATGTTGCTATCATCGATTACGGCTATAAGCATTCGATTCGGGATATGCTGCTCGAAAATAAATGCAACGTCACAGTCTTTCCGTTTGATACGACGCTGGAAGAGCTGAAAGAAGCAAAAGTGGATGGTGTCCTGTTATCCAATGGCCCTGGCGATCCGAAGTCTCTCCAGTATTTAGCCGGCGAAATAAAAAGGATTGCAGAATATTATCCCACACTGGGGATCTGCCTCGGGCATCAGCTGTTGGCACTTGCATTCGGCGGGAATACAATGCGGCTGCCTTATGGACATCGAGGGAGCAATCATCCGGTCCAGCATTTGCCTAGCGGAAAAGTATCGATCACTTCCCAAAACCATGGATATGTCGTCGATGAAGCTTCTATTTCACAGTCCCTGTGGAATATCCTTTACAGCAATGTAAATGATGGATCGGTAGAAGGGCTGCAGCACTGCACCAAACCGATCATGAGCGTCCAATTCCATCCAGAGGCGCATCCTGGCCCAAGTGATACGTATGATGTGTTCGAACAATATTTGAATTCGGTACGGAATAGAGGAGTGACAGCATATGCCTAA
- the argH gene encoding argininosuccinate lyase, producing MKLWGGRFTKPTNELVDAYTSSIGFDQKLAKYDIQGSLAHVAMLGKCGIIEQDDAETIADGLKLVLQKIQAGEATLSQADEDIHMNVERLLIEQIGPVGGKLHTGRSRNDQVALDMRLYLREAIVDIIGLLGAVQTALTEQAKQHLDTILPGYTHLQRAQPVLFGHHLMAYAYMLQRDVERLQDSWKRVNKMPLGAGALAGTTFPIDRHFVAEQLHFDAITENSLDSVSDRDFVVEFLSAASLISMHLSRLSEELVQWSSAEFNFIELDDAFSTGSSMMPQKKNPDVAELVRGKSGRVFGHLMGMLTTLKGLPLAYNKDMQEDKEGMFDTVETLKGALGLFAPMIETMHVKQENMYQAVRNDFSNATDLADYLVAKGMAFRESHAVVGQTVLYSIEQGKYLLDLGLEELQQFSSLIEEDIYEALAPETVVAARNIPGGTAKVRVQEQVDDIEALLETNKQWTEEQAAKLEG from the coding sequence ATGAAGCTCTGGGGAGGAAGATTCACAAAGCCGACCAATGAATTAGTAGACGCCTACACTTCCTCCATCGGCTTTGATCAAAAACTGGCTAAATACGATATTCAAGGCAGTCTGGCGCATGTAGCAATGCTTGGCAAATGCGGCATCATCGAACAAGATGATGCTGAAACAATTGCTGATGGATTAAAGCTTGTACTGCAAAAAATCCAGGCAGGGGAAGCAACGCTCTCACAGGCGGATGAAGATATTCATATGAATGTGGAACGATTATTGATTGAACAGATCGGTCCAGTAGGCGGTAAGCTGCATACAGGCAGAAGCCGTAATGATCAGGTAGCACTGGATATGCGTCTGTATTTGCGGGAAGCAATTGTGGATATTATCGGGTTGCTGGGTGCTGTGCAAACAGCGCTGACCGAACAGGCGAAACAGCATTTAGATACGATCCTACCGGGTTATACACATTTGCAGCGGGCGCAGCCTGTACTCTTCGGCCATCATCTTATGGCATATGCTTATATGCTGCAGCGTGATGTGGAGCGGCTTCAGGATAGCTGGAAGCGTGTGAACAAGATGCCGCTTGGAGCAGGTGCCCTGGCTGGGACGACATTCCCGATCGATCGTCATTTTGTAGCAGAGCAGCTGCATTTTGATGCTATTACCGAAAATAGTCTGGACAGTGTAAGTGACCGTGATTTCGTGGTGGAATTCCTGTCAGCTGCAAGTTTGATCAGTATGCATCTTTCACGGCTTTCGGAGGAATTGGTTCAATGGTCTAGCGCGGAGTTCAATTTCATAGAATTGGATGATGCGTTTTCCACCGGCAGCAGCATGATGCCGCAGAAGAAAAACCCTGATGTAGCGGAACTTGTCCGCGGTAAATCCGGCCGGGTCTTCGGGCATTTGATGGGCATGCTGACAACGCTGAAAGGATTGCCGCTTGCTTATAATAAGGATATGCAGGAAGACAAAGAAGGCATGTTCGATACAGTGGAGACATTGAAAGGTGCACTTGGTCTTTTTGCACCGATGATCGAGACGATGCATGTGAAGCAGGAAAATATGTATCAAGCTGTTCGGAACGATTTCTCGAACGCAACAGATTTAGCGGACTATCTCGTAGCAAAAGGGATGGCATTTCGGGAATCACATGCTGTTGTTGGGCAGACAGTGCTGTACAGTATCGAGCAGGGGAAATATTTGCTGGATCTCGGTCTGGAAGAGCTGCAGCAGTTTTCCAGTCTGATAGAAGAAGATATCTACGAGGCACTTGCGCCGGAGACGGTCGTTGCAGCTAGGAATATCCCTGGAGGAACGGCAAAGGTACGGGTTCAAGAGCAGGTGGATGATATAGAAGCCTTGCTGGAAACGAATAAACAGTGGACAGAAGAGCAGGCTGCCAAACTGGAGGGGTGA